A region of the Drosophila subpulchrella strain 33 F10 #4 breed RU33 chromosome 3L, RU_Dsub_v1.1 Primary Assembly, whole genome shotgun sequence genome:
CATGCAGCGAAACGTACTGGGCGTTGAAGCACTCGACCATGGCCTGAGAGGCCTGGTTCATGAGCTTCTGGGCCAGACCCAATCGGCGATAGGAACGCTTTACTGCCAGCGAGGTGATGTGCCCATGGCGACTCTCCTCATTGGGCTCGGGTTCCTCCATCTTGGCCAGGACATAGCCCACAATGCCGCCCTTGTCGTCCTCGGCCACGTAACTGAGCTGAGGCCAGGTGAGTCCATGGTAGAAGTAGTACTTCATCTGGTAGTTCTCGGGCAGGCACAGCAGATTGCAGTGCTGCATGGTCATTAGATCCTCGGGTTTGGCGCAGCGGATGTTCATGGTGGGGCTGTAGTTCTAGGCTCTTTTTGGGGTACTTTGCTGACTCCTAATCTCGGCGAGCTTTCCTGGCTCTACCCGGCTGCTGTGGCTGTAGATTCTGGTGATCCCAAGCGAgtggctgctgctcctccGGCTCTTCTTGACCCAACAGTTCGCGAACCAGACGAAATTTCGATAGAAATGCCTTCCAGATGAGGAACCAGCCTGCAAAGGAAAAGGTATCGAAATTCTGGATGAGTGATATAGTTCGGGGCAATGAAATTCGACTCCAGGATGGCATGATGTTCGTCAGCGGGCGCCTGCTTACCCAACAAAATAATTGCTGCGACGATACTAACAGAGGCTAATATGGTGAAAACGAAAACCAAGCCCGTTTGCAGGGACATTCTAACGGGGTAACTCGAAATCAGGAAACTGTAAACATTAAACTATAGATGGaaattgaaattataatttaaaactaCTAGTAAATAGCtgtttttttaagttattGCTGAGAATTTAATATTTCCTCTCCGTTTTTCTGAATTGCTGACTATCACAATAAAGAACAGCTGTCATTTAAGTGTGACCGTTTGGAAGAACTGCGGAATACCAGGGATGCACTTGCACTACCAAATTGGGAGATATACGCCAAAAAGGAACAATAAAGAACAAATTATAGACAATCAACTTGGTTTTTCACTATTTATCAACATTTAAAATGCTTTCTGATCTCAATTTTTGTTTGGAGGTTCCTAACATTCATAACTTTTGTTGCCACCAAAAACCACATGGGGTTAGAAAATCCACTcaacaatctataaaaactGCCCTCGATGTCTGCTGTTTAACTGATCACTCCCTGCGACATGCAAACCACACATCTTGGCCCGCGTTTcagtttgttttatttaatatcCACCTGGCTGTTTAATTTATATTCGCGAAAGAGCACACTTCTTGCACACTTTTACACCGGCACCAGTAAGACCAGAGATAAAGAAGGGAATTATACCAAATGGAGTAAAATTATACTAAACAAATCTTACTGTGTTGGAAAACGTCTGTTTatgaacaatttaaaattgaGCGGCACGAATCGGGATTTTTAAGATATGTTAGTAATATGTTAGTAACCCtaacaatttcattttttcagTACTTAAATAGGTTTTGAATTCAATTTAgaaaagttataattttttattgagaactagtattttaaatatactaAACCGGAATACCAAAAAGTGTGTATGTATGCTGGAACAGCTGTTTCTAATTTACCTGGGCAAACACAAAGCGATTAAACAAATGCAATTTGCACTGAAAACCTAAGTGAAATGCAGGAATTTTCGGCCAAACGCGATGCACTGTTCGCTTGCCTCGACGATGCGAGCAAAGAATTGAGGGGCACTGCCTTGGATCAGAGCAAGGCCAAGTCGTTCTCCATCAACGCTCTCGATCGGGGCAACCAATCCGGAAACGCATCCGGATCCGGAGAGGTGATGAACTACCGGCATGGCCGTAGCATTGATGTTAGCCCCGATTCCGAGGATGGAAGACTGCGGCGGATGCGGGGCAAGGAGAGCATTTTCAAGAAGCCGGAACTTCCCATTGGTCGCTGTCTGAAGCCCAGGAAAACTCCAGACTACCAGGTGAGGGATTACCCTTAAGCCTCTACAACTTCCTCTATAAAACCCTTAATCCCCTCCCCAGATCAATCCCCACAAATGGAAGAAGTACTCCCTGTCCGATGTGGACATCTCCGATCAGAGCAACTCCGCCGCCGCCCTATCTTTTCTCAGGCAAATGGATGCCCAGCGAGAAGCTGATGGAGATGAGGGTGAATCTGCCAATACAGATGGCAAAATAGAGTTTAAAAAGACCAGCAAACTCAACCGCAATCTCAAGAAGCTTCAACAGCAGGAAGTGGAGGATGTGGAGCTGGATAAGCCCCAGTTAAGGGGCTCTAAACTGGTAATGCCCGAGTACGTCATTGGCCAAAAGTCCcagaaacaaaagaaatccaAAAACAAGTCCTACCAGAATCGTGCCTCTGGAAAACTTCAACTCTCCCACTTGGCGGAGGAAGATGAACAGGATGAGTAGATTACTATATCTATGGTccttaaattataaatttaacaaCTAGTGTCACCATAAGGATTTAAGAATGTAAATAgacttttaatatataaaaaacttGGCGGTTTGTCAAAAAATGCCAtcgtttatttttttaaatgtacaaATTCTTAAATCAGACTGGAAAACTTAGTTCGATTTCTGAAATCTGGCTGTGTAAACTGGAATTGctaaattttacaaaaatctCGTTTGTCTGGTTTGATCTTTAAATTGCTGATAGTTATCACATTGACATAATTTTCGTACCTTTAAATGAGGTATGCAACTTACGTATTCGAAGAATTTGTAGGGGagtataaattttaaattacaaataTATAGCACGCGAGCACAAAACACATAATCTAAAGACATACATAAATGCGACAATACAAACATAAAAAATACggttaaaaaatgcaaatattcAGTCGGGAATGCTTTCATCATGGGCAGTGGCTGTGACTACTCGCTGTAGAAGCCCGGATTGAAGAAGAGCTTCTTGTTGAAGCCGAGATTGTCAAAGGCGCCGGTCTGCATGGAACCCTTTTTGGTTCGCATGTTGCCCACGGAGGCGTGCGTCTTCTTCAGGATATCCTCGACGTTTGTGTTGTGGGCATGCTCGGCCATCACGTCGCAGAACTTCTGGATGTACCAGCTGCCCGTCTCGGGATCCCTGTGGGTAACATAGCCCGGCGTATTGGCATAGCAGACCAGAGTGTCCGCGAGAGTTGGCACATTCGTGTACGCCGAGGACATGCCCTCCGTCTCGACCTCGGGCTCCTCTTCCTGCTGCAGTGTATACAGAGGCTCCATGGGATCGTATTGGCCCTTTGGCTGCCCCAAATCAGGATTATCGCCACGGCAAAAGGGGAAGATAAGCACCTTTGGCTTGTGCACCAACAGAGGACTGATGTTCGCCTGGAAGTGGTTTTTTATCTTCTGCATATCGACCACCGATCCATCGCAGAACTCCACCTTGTCTATCTCCTGCACGCGATTGCCATGCGTCATTAGCACCATCACAAAGCACTCGGTGTTCTGGACATACGACGAGGAGGTGACCTGACGCAGGACGTCGAAGAACTGATGCTGATTCATGTTCCCGTAGGCGAAAATCGTGAAGCCCAGTTCGCGGAACAAGTGAATCAACGAGTTGCTGTCCACCTCGGCTCCATTTCGCTTGCGTTTGGGATCTGGGAAGTCCATGATGTTCACCATAAGCAAAACGCCGCGGTTCATACGGGATCGCATCTTATATGTGCCCACCACGTCATCTGTGTAAATCTTGTCCGACTTTTTAATGTCGCGGTGGGGTCCCTCGACGGGCGCCAGGTAAGGGGTGAGTGGTCCAAGTGGGTTACTAAGGGGTTTCTGAAAGGCAGAATATGCAATAAAGATAAGTTTTTGCGGTAGCTCTATGACTTATTTTATAGTTTAGCAGCCCAAATGCGTTTAATCATAACTTGCAGTTGTTATCTTATGGTGAAATTATCAAAATGAAGTCAGCCATCTacttatatttctttttacgCAGTGTAATTATTAACAATCAACACCACAAATGCAATATCTATACAGTTCTGgctgaaaaaaaatgttattaaaacCTGCTCCCCTATCTCACTAAGAGAACAATTGGGATAGGTTATGGTAgctaaataaacaaattatatagctagtacatttaaatttaccTCACCTCATTGTTTACCATTTTTATGACAGCTTTTAATGACTGATTTAAGCACAGATTTAACACAATctataaaaagttttatttataaaattgcaATGCTTAGAATGCATTATACTATTTGCTTATCGCGTTATTTAATTTAAGCCACACTCTG
Encoded here:
- the LOC119554964 gene encoding N-alpha-acetyltransferase daf-31, with amino-acid sequence MNIRCAKPEDLMTMQHCNLLCLPENYQMKYYFYHGLTWPQLSYVAEDDKGGIVGYVLAKMEEPEPNEESRHGHITSLAVKRSYRRLGLAQKLMNQASQAMVECFNAQYVSLHVRKSNRAALNLYTNALKFKIIEVEPKYYADGEDAYAMRRDLSEFADEDQAKSSKQAGEEEDKVGHRSSGHGHSHNHSGHDGHCC
- the LOC119554965 gene encoding small integral membrane protein 13 — protein: MSLQTGLVFVFTILASVSIVAAIILLGWFLIWKAFLSKFRLVRELLGQEEPEEQQPLAWDHQNLQPQQPGRARKARRD
- the LOC119554339 gene encoding protein TSSC4; this encodes MQEFSAKRDALFACLDDASKELRGTALDQSKAKSFSINALDRGNQSGNASGSGEVMNYRHGRSIDVSPDSEDGRLRRMRGKESIFKKPELPIGRCLKPRKTPDYQINPHKWKKYSLSDVDISDQSNSAAALSFLRQMDAQREADGDEGESANTDGKIEFKKTSKLNRNLKKLQQQEVEDVELDKPQLRGSKLVMPEYVIGQKSQKQKKSKNKSYQNRASGKLQLSHLAEEDEQDE
- the LOC119554337 gene encoding caspase Dronc encodes the protein MQPPEREIGMLKKHREHIRKNLDLLVKSTNYGLLAAECVHQGILSVQMLRNAEDLNGKRFNMDEEDVRLEQHRRLFLKITQRGPTAYNLLITALRKVNCLDAAKLLESVDESGSRPPFISLNERNTRRKSADIVDTRSSEAYEGACVSKKPLSNPLGPLTPYLAPVEGPHRDIKKSDKIYTDDVVGTYKMRSRMNRGVLLMVNIMDFPDPKRKRNGAEVDSNSLIHLFRELGFTIFAYGNMNQHQFFDVLRQVTSSSYVQNTECFVMVLMTHGNRVQEIDKVEFCDGSVVDMQKIKNHFQANISPLLVHKPKVLIFPFCRGDNPDLGQPKGQYDPMEPLYTLQQEEEPEVETEGMSSAYTNVPTLADTLVCYANTPGYVTHRDPETGSWYIQKFCDVMAEHAHNTNVEDILKKTHASVGNMRTKKGSMQTGAFDNLGFNKKLFFNPGFYSE